The Lysinibacter cavernae genome has a window encoding:
- the rpsI gene encoding 30S ribosomal protein S9, whose product MATIADQIEASESFTTETPAEAAPKAARPALSVPGAAVGRRKQAIARVRLIPGTGKITVNGREIEDYFPNKLHQQLINDPFTLLELVGGYDVIARISGGGPSGQAGALRLGIARALNEIDEENNRPALKKAGFLSRDARVKERKKAGLKKARKAPQYSKR is encoded by the coding sequence GTGGCCACTATTGCAGACCAGATTGAAGCTTCAGAAAGCTTCACCACCGAAACCCCAGCCGAGGCAGCTCCTAAGGCAGCTCGCCCAGCACTGAGCGTTCCCGGCGCAGCCGTTGGACGTCGCAAGCAGGCAATCGCCCGCGTGCGCCTCATCCCCGGCACCGGAAAGATCACCGTCAACGGACGCGAGATCGAAGACTACTTCCCAAACAAGCTGCACCAGCAGCTCATCAACGACCCCTTCACGCTTCTTGAGCTTGTTGGCGGATACGACGTTATCGCTCGTATCTCGGGCGGCGGACCTTCGGGTCAGGCTGGTGCCCTTCGCCTCGGAATCGCTCGCGCGCTGAACGAGATCGACGAAGAGAACAACCGCCCAGCACTGAAGAAGGCCGGCTTCCTGAGCCGCGACGCTCGTGTGAAAGAGCGTAAGAAGGCCGGACTCAAGAAGGCCCGTAAGGCTCCTCAGTACTCGAAGCGTTAA
- the rplM gene encoding 50S ribosomal protein L13, whose product MTRTFSPKPSDQKPEWIVIDAADVVLGRLATHAAALLRGKHKPTFAPHMDMGDFVIIINADKVVLTGNKAEKKRAYRHSGYPGGLSSVSYTELLEKNPERAVEKAIRGMLPKNSLGADQFRKLKVYAGAEHPHGAQQPKAFTFNQVAQ is encoded by the coding sequence GTGACTCGCACATTTTCACCCAAGCCCTCAGATCAGAAACCTGAGTGGATCGTAATCGACGCCGCTGACGTGGTACTGGGTCGCCTCGCAACCCACGCTGCCGCCCTTCTGCGCGGCAAGCACAAGCCGACCTTTGCTCCTCACATGGACATGGGCGACTTCGTCATCATCATCAACGCCGACAAGGTTGTTCTCACGGGCAACAAGGCCGAGAAGAAGCGCGCCTACCGTCACTCGGGTTACCCGGGCGGCCTGAGCTCGGTTTCATACACCGAACTCCTTGAGAAGAACCCAGAGCGCGCAGTAGAGAAGGCCATCCGTGGCATGCTCCCGAAGAACTCGCTCGGAGCCGACCAGTTCCGCAAGCTGAAGGTCTACGCGGGTGCAGAGCACCCTCACGGCGCACAGCAGCCAAAGGCATTCACGTTCAATCAGGTCGCGCAGTAG
- a CDS encoding IclR family transcriptional regulator — MANSPSGESVVSRVARILDAFDTRRTTLTVSELSRRVGLAQSTTHRLVADLTLEGMLERDASGHIRLGRRLWELASRGSHTVSLSTVALPFMEDVHSIVREHTSLSVLDANEVLYIHRLSSHSTTTNIAEVASRLPLHACSSGLIMLAYADDQLRNRVLNRPLQRFTDQTITDPNELRRLLTEIYRVGYASVPGVIVPESTGIAVPVFERGHKLVAALSVIVHRGQEQLPSTVPALRTAARGISRAMGDEGPRPYRIPTHPLPSDNN; from the coding sequence ATGGCCAATTCACCCTCAGGCGAATCCGTGGTGAGCCGCGTCGCCAGGATCCTTGATGCCTTCGACACGCGCCGAACGACCCTCACCGTCTCAGAACTTTCTCGCAGAGTAGGTCTCGCCCAAAGCACAACTCATCGGCTTGTGGCCGATCTCACCCTTGAGGGAATGCTCGAACGGGACGCGTCTGGACACATCCGACTTGGTCGTCGACTCTGGGAACTCGCATCAAGGGGCTCGCACACCGTTTCACTCAGCACGGTCGCCCTCCCGTTTATGGAGGACGTGCACTCCATCGTTCGGGAACACACCTCGCTGAGCGTGCTCGATGCGAACGAGGTGCTCTATATTCACCGCCTGTCTTCGCACTCGACGACCACAAACATCGCTGAGGTCGCGAGTCGCCTCCCACTGCACGCCTGCTCGTCAGGACTCATCATGCTTGCGTACGCCGACGATCAGCTGAGAAATCGAGTCCTCAACCGGCCACTTCAGCGCTTCACCGACCAAACCATCACCGATCCCAATGAGTTGAGACGATTGCTCACCGAAATCTATCGGGTTGGCTATGCCAGCGTGCCTGGAGTCATCGTTCCGGAGTCAACCGGCATCGCCGTGCCGGTGTTCGAGCGCGGACACAAGTTGGTTGCGGCTCTGAGCGTCATCGTGCACAGGGGTCAGGAACAACTCCCCTCGACAGTGCCAGCACTGCGCACGGCCGCCCGAGGCATTTCGCGCGCAATGGGGGACGAGGGACCACGCCCATACCGCATCCCCACGCATCCGTTGCCTTCCGACAACAACTAA
- a CDS encoding FAD-dependent oxidoreductase, whose product MQIISGPERTTYDVVVIGSGAAGLTAAATAANQGLRVLVLEKASLLGGTSAVSGGMLWVADNHLARAAGISDSLDAAATYVREISRGRGREELLTAAIQHGDEMLRFVQDELGIRFILLDNFPDYSQQLTGASQGGRTVEPALYNAAAGFALGTQLGFLLAGFAPTIGFALLGDGVNGWVPVAVFTAGCLLISAISAFTARETYRVPTVELGKRRSAVSQPVPVLVGTR is encoded by the coding sequence ATGCAGATTATCAGTGGGCCAGAACGAACAACCTACGATGTTGTTGTCATCGGGTCTGGGGCAGCAGGCCTCACGGCGGCCGCAACCGCGGCCAACCAGGGGCTACGCGTCCTCGTACTCGAAAAGGCAAGCTTGCTCGGCGGAACCTCAGCCGTGTCTGGCGGGATGCTGTGGGTGGCCGACAACCACCTCGCGCGGGCCGCCGGCATCTCGGATTCGCTCGACGCCGCGGCAACCTACGTTCGCGAGATTTCCCGGGGAAGGGGCCGCGAAGAACTTCTGACCGCGGCAATCCAGCACGGCGACGAGATGCTTCGCTTTGTGCAAGACGAGCTCGGCATTCGCTTTATCCTGCTTGATAATTTTCCTGACTACAGCCAGCAGCTCACCGGGGCCAGTCAGGGCGGACGAACCGTTGAGCCCGCCCTCTACAACGCGGCAGCGGGGTTTGCCCTCGGAACCCAGCTTGGTTTTCTCCTCGCTGGATTTGCGCCAACAATCGGCTTCGCCCTGCTCGGCGACGGGGTCAACGGCTGGGTGCCGGTTGCAGTCTTTACGGCAGGATGCCTGCTGATCTCGGCTATCTCAGCCTTCACCGCGCGGGAGACCTACCGCGTTCCGACGGTTGAACTCGGCAAACGACGTTCAGCGGTCAGCCAACCGGTGCCAGTACTCGTCGGCACTCGCTAG
- the truA gene encoding tRNA pseudouridine(38-40) synthase TruA, protein MPSSTTRRFVLPISYDGTEFAGWAKQPGLRTVQGVLETSLGTITRHPDNPPVLTVAGRTDAGVHARGQVAHVDLNDDHLAALGDRKYSGERVTPAQNLRSRLSGVFGINNVDLAVGEVTEVSKDFDARFSALWRRYEYRIADLAGRKDPIHRRHTVWLDVDLDLDLMQAAAQSLIGLHDFAAFCRRREGATTVRTLQHFAWTRDAEGVLIATVRADAFCHSMVRSLVGGCVAVGSGRLTLDELLDVLHQAKRGSRFIVMPAHGLSLEQVAYPDASEWSARAELTRARRALEDPNDLDD, encoded by the coding sequence ATGCCCAGCTCCACCACCCGTCGATTCGTTTTGCCTATTTCGTACGACGGGACGGAATTTGCGGGCTGGGCCAAGCAGCCGGGGCTTCGCACTGTTCAGGGTGTTCTTGAGACCTCTCTCGGAACGATTACGCGGCACCCTGACAACCCGCCAGTGCTCACCGTTGCAGGGCGCACTGACGCAGGCGTTCATGCGCGGGGACAAGTTGCGCACGTTGACCTCAATGACGACCATCTTGCTGCCCTTGGGGACCGGAAATACAGCGGCGAGCGAGTTACCCCGGCCCAGAATCTTCGATCGCGTCTGAGCGGAGTATTCGGCATTAATAATGTTGATCTTGCCGTCGGTGAAGTCACCGAAGTATCGAAGGACTTTGACGCTCGGTTCTCCGCGCTGTGGCGGCGATACGAGTACCGCATCGCCGACCTTGCCGGTCGCAAGGATCCAATCCATCGACGGCACACCGTTTGGCTTGATGTAGATCTTGACCTCGACCTGATGCAGGCTGCCGCACAATCGCTCATCGGCCTCCACGATTTTGCTGCGTTCTGCCGACGGCGAGAAGGGGCAACAACCGTTCGCACCCTGCAGCATTTTGCCTGGACTCGCGACGCAGAAGGCGTACTTATCGCGACCGTTCGAGCCGATGCGTTTTGCCACTCAATGGTGCGTTCGCTTGTTGGCGGGTGTGTTGCCGTTGGGAGTGGCCGCCTGACGCTTGACGAACTGTTGGATGTTCTCCATCAAGCAAAGCGAGGGAGCCGATTTATCGTCATGCCAGCACACGGTTTGTCTCTTGAGCAAGTTGCGTATCCCGACGCGAGTGAGTGGTCGGCACGAGCCGAACTCACCCGCGCCAGGAGAGCCCTCGAAGATCCAAACGATCTCGACGACTAG
- a CDS encoding acyltransferase family protein, with the protein MTPVSVGGARFVGLDGLRAVAVIFVLIYHLTPGMLRGGFIGVDIFFVVSGFLITSLLLRERAANGRISLSGFWRRRARRLLPALALVVLVCSSAAFLVRGDTLVNLGRQVFGAATFSSNWIYIADGGSYFTRDTPELFRNLWSLAVEEQFYIVWPLLLLLILLLRSRAAPVLAVLLLALVSASLMGQSYVPGSDPTRAYFGSDTHSFGLTLGAALALFMRPRQNTSTIPRAASPAVLWAVGALSSAAIVWAAISLEEEGGFTYQGGLFLVSVAAAALVWVVTNPKIRFGNTLDSRPLRYVGERSYGLYLWHWPLFVLVQAAFHDLGRSAPVGWLAGGIALTFTVAFAHLSYRFVEQPVRKFGLRGAARAALSSVHSDRLRFMTASITAAVLLVTVTGSTAAITLSVTANSATDNILRGESALHNQNGSTPTSPAPTAVPPPQKPLPAGSQLTAVGDSVMLASAPELQAAFPGISIDAAVSRSFYSGLGVVQAMAAAGTLSDVLIVGLGTNGPVDADDLEALRVAADGRPIVLVNAFAPRDWIPGVNDLLTSFAARYRNVELANWHDSIAPHLDLLAGDQVHPDAEGGALYAASVQAALQRLADLPPLRTGNDFGLAGPPA; encoded by the coding sequence GTGACCCCGGTTTCTGTAGGTGGCGCTCGTTTTGTCGGACTCGACGGGCTTCGTGCCGTTGCCGTCATTTTCGTTCTTATCTATCACCTCACACCGGGGATGCTGCGCGGCGGGTTCATTGGCGTCGACATATTCTTTGTCGTCAGCGGGTTCCTAATTACCAGTCTGCTTCTACGGGAGCGGGCGGCAAACGGGCGAATCTCGCTCAGCGGCTTCTGGCGAAGGCGAGCACGTCGTCTGCTCCCTGCGCTCGCCCTCGTTGTGCTGGTTTGCTCGTCTGCAGCTTTTCTCGTGCGCGGCGACACCCTCGTCAATCTCGGTCGACAGGTGTTTGGCGCCGCCACGTTCAGCAGCAACTGGATCTATATCGCCGACGGAGGCAGCTACTTCACGCGTGACACACCTGAGCTCTTTCGCAACCTCTGGTCCCTGGCCGTCGAAGAACAGTTTTATATCGTTTGGCCGCTCTTACTGCTGCTCATCCTGCTGCTGCGTTCCCGAGCAGCACCCGTTCTCGCGGTCCTGCTGCTTGCGCTGGTCTCCGCCTCACTCATGGGGCAGTCCTATGTGCCAGGATCTGACCCAACACGGGCCTACTTTGGGTCAGACACCCACAGTTTCGGGCTCACCCTCGGTGCCGCGCTTGCGCTATTCATGCGACCTCGCCAGAATACGTCGACGATTCCGCGCGCTGCGTCACCTGCAGTACTCTGGGCCGTCGGGGCCCTGTCCTCCGCTGCAATTGTATGGGCTGCAATCTCGCTTGAAGAAGAAGGCGGATTCACCTATCAAGGCGGCCTCTTCCTGGTGAGCGTCGCCGCTGCGGCCCTCGTTTGGGTCGTTACCAATCCGAAGATTCGTTTTGGCAACACACTCGATTCGCGCCCACTACGGTATGTCGGTGAACGATCGTACGGCCTGTATTTGTGGCATTGGCCACTCTTTGTCCTCGTACAGGCTGCTTTTCATGACCTCGGCCGATCAGCTCCCGTCGGCTGGCTCGCTGGCGGCATTGCCCTCACCTTCACGGTTGCCTTTGCCCACCTGTCATATCGATTCGTCGAACAACCCGTGAGGAAATTTGGGCTTCGGGGGGCCGCCCGAGCCGCGCTCTCATCGGTACACAGTGATCGGCTCCGTTTTATGACAGCGTCCATCACCGCTGCGGTTTTGCTCGTAACGGTAACAGGCAGCACTGCAGCTATCACGCTGAGCGTGACCGCCAACTCCGCTACTGACAACATTCTTCGTGGCGAATCGGCACTTCATAATCAGAACGGATCGACACCAACGAGTCCCGCTCCTACTGCTGTTCCACCGCCCCAGAAGCCGCTTCCTGCCGGCTCACAGCTGACCGCGGTTGGTGATTCCGTGATGCTGGCAAGCGCCCCCGAACTACAAGCTGCATTCCCAGGCATTTCCATTGATGCAGCTGTCTCGCGAAGTTTTTACAGTGGACTCGGCGTTGTGCAGGCAATGGCGGCTGCTGGAACGCTCAGCGATGTGCTTATTGTGGGTCTTGGCACAAACGGGCCCGTGGATGCGGATGATCTTGAGGCGTTGCGGGTGGCAGCGGATGGGCGTCCGATTGTTCTCGTTAACGCCTTTGCCCCTCGCGATTGGATACCTGGGGTCAACGACCTGCTCACCTCCTTCGCCGCCCGCTACCGCAACGTCGAACTCGCCAACTGGCACGACAGCATCGCACCGCATCTTGACCTGTTAGCCGGTGACCAGGTGCATCCTGATGCCGAAGGAGGAGCGCTCTACGCCGCGTCCGTCCAGGCCGCCCTCCAGCGCCTTGCGGATCTGCCGCCTCTGCGCACCGGCAACGATTTTGGGCTCGCTGGCCCGCCCGCGTAG
- the rplQ gene encoding 50S ribosomal protein L17, which produces MPRPTKGPRLGGGPAHERLMLANLAAALFTHKSIETTETKAKRLQPHAERYITFAKRGDLHSRRRVLQSITQKDVVHELFTEIAPLMAEREGGYTRITKTRFRKGDNAPMAVIELVLEPVAPKAKKAKPAAEKPAKAEKPVEEAPAEEVVDEAAAEAAVEETPEAEEAK; this is translated from the coding sequence ATGCCTAGACCAACTAAGGGACCCCGCCTCGGAGGCGGACCGGCACACGAGCGTCTGATGCTTGCGAACCTTGCTGCTGCACTGTTCACGCACAAGAGCATTGAGACCACCGAGACCAAGGCCAAGCGCCTGCAGCCTCACGCCGAGCGCTACATCACGTTCGCAAAGCGTGGAGACCTGCACTCGCGTCGCCGCGTTCTGCAGAGCATCACGCAGAAGGACGTTGTCCACGAGCTGTTCACCGAGATCGCCCCGCTCATGGCGGAGCGCGAAGGTGGCTACACGCGTATCACGAAGACCCGTTTCCGCAAGGGCGACAACGCTCCTATGGCAGTCATCGAGCTCGTTCTTGAGCCCGTAGCGCCAAAGGCAAAGAAGGCAAAGCCTGCTGCAGAGAAGCCCGCTAAGGCTGAGAAGCCCGTTGAGGAAGCTCCTGCTGAAGAGGTTGTTGACGAGGCAGCTGCAGAGGCAGCAGTCGAAGAGACTCCTGAGGCTGAAGAAGCTAAGTAG
- a CDS encoding DNA-directed RNA polymerase subunit alpha, which yields MLIAQRPTLTEDNISEFRSRFVIEPLEPGFGYTLGNSLRRTLLSSIPGAAVTSVRFEGVSHEFTTIPGVAEDVTEIILNIKDLVVSSEHDEPITAYLRKTGAGQVTAADISAPAGVEVHNPELVIATLNEKAQFELELTIERGRGYVSATQNRNEDAEVGRIPIDSIYSPVLKVTYRVEATRAGERTDFDRLVVDVESKPAISPRDAIASAGSTLVELFGLARELNTAAEGVEIGPAPVDAVLSNELAVPIEDLDLSVRSYNCLKREGINTVSELVALSEAQLMNIRNFGQKSVFEVRDKLIELGLSLKDAVPGFDGAQFYSYDDESN from the coding sequence GTGCTCATTGCACAGCGCCCCACTCTGACTGAAGACAACATTTCGGAGTTTCGTTCACGGTTTGTGATCGAGCCTCTCGAGCCCGGTTTCGGTTACACCCTGGGCAACTCGTTGCGTCGCACACTGCTGTCATCGATTCCAGGTGCAGCCGTGACCAGCGTTCGCTTTGAGGGTGTTTCGCACGAATTCACCACCATTCCTGGTGTTGCTGAAGACGTCACCGAGATCATCCTGAACATCAAAGATTTGGTCGTCTCGAGCGAGCACGACGAGCCCATCACTGCGTACCTCCGCAAGACTGGTGCCGGTCAGGTTACCGCCGCCGACATCTCCGCACCTGCGGGTGTTGAGGTTCACAACCCTGAGCTCGTTATTGCAACGCTCAACGAGAAGGCTCAGTTCGAACTCGAACTGACCATCGAGCGTGGCCGTGGCTATGTTTCGGCGACCCAGAACCGTAACGAAGACGCCGAGGTTGGTCGTATTCCGATCGACTCGATCTACTCGCCGGTTCTCAAGGTGACGTACCGCGTCGAGGCAACTCGTGCCGGTGAGCGCACTGACTTCGACCGTTTGGTTGTTGACGTTGAGTCAAAGCCAGCGATCAGCCCCCGCGATGCAATCGCCTCGGCTGGTAGCACCCTTGTTGAACTGTTTGGTCTCGCTCGCGAGCTCAACACCGCTGCTGAGGGAGTTGAAATCGGACCAGCTCCGGTTGACGCCGTTCTGAGCAACGAACTCGCAGTTCCGATCGAAGACCTCGACCTTTCTGTTCGTAGCTACAACTGCCTCAAGCGCGAAGGCATCAACACGGTCAGCGAGCTCGTTGCCCTGTCTGAGGCTCAGCTTATGAACATCCGTAACTTCGGCCAGAAGTCGGTGTTTGAGGTTCGCGACAAGCTCATTGAACTTGGTCTTTCGCTGAAGGACGCCGTGCCCGGCTTTGACGGAGCACAGTTCTACAGCTACGACGACGAGTCCAACTAG
- the rpsK gene encoding 30S ribosomal protein S11 yields the protein MAAPKAATRKPRRKDKKNVVQGQAHIKSTFNNTIVSITDTTGAVISWASSGGVGFKGSRKSTPFAAQLAAESAARQAQEHGMKKVDVFVKGPGSGRETAIRSLQAAGLEVGSITDVTPQAHNGCRPPKRRRV from the coding sequence ATGGCAGCACCAAAAGCGGCTACTCGTAAGCCGCGTCGTAAAGACAAAAAGAACGTTGTACAGGGCCAGGCCCACATCAAGTCCACGTTTAACAACACCATCGTGTCGATCACTGACACCACCGGTGCTGTAATCAGCTGGGCTTCGTCAGGTGGAGTTGGCTTCAAGGGTTCGCGTAAGTCGACCCCCTTCGCCGCACAGCTTGCAGCCGAGTCGGCCGCACGCCAGGCGCAGGAGCACGGCATGAAGAAGGTTGACGTATTCGTCAAGGGACCAGGCTCAGGTCGCGAAACGGCTATCCGTTCGCTCCAGGCAGCTGGCCTTGAGGTTGGTTCGATCACCGACGTTACCCCGCAGGCGCACAACGGTTGCCGCCCGCCGAAGCGTCGTCGAGTCTAA
- the rpsM gene encoding 30S ribosomal protein S13, which yields MARLAGVDIPREKRVEIALTYIYGVGRTRALKTLADTEIDGNIRVKDLTDDQLVALRDYIEGNFKVEGDLRREVTADIRRKVEIGSYEGLRHRRGLPVRGQRTKTNARTRKGPKRTVAGKKKAK from the coding sequence ATGGCACGTCTAGCAGGCGTTGATATTCCGCGCGAGAAGCGCGTGGAAATCGCACTCACCTACATCTACGGTGTGGGTCGTACACGGGCACTTAAGACCCTTGCCGACACCGAGATCGACGGAAACATTCGCGTAAAAGATTTGACCGACGACCAGCTCGTTGCTCTTCGTGACTACATCGAAGGAAACTTCAAGGTAGAAGGTGACCTTCGTCGTGAGGTTACCGCTGACATCCGCCGCAAGGTAGAGATTGGTAGCTACGAGGGACTCCGCCACCGCCGTGGCCTCCCCGTACGCGGACAGCGCACCAAGACCAACGCACGTACCCGCAAGGGACCAAAGCGCACGGTTGCCGGTAAGAAGAAGGCCAAGTAG
- the rpmJ gene encoding 50S ribosomal protein L36, with product MKVNPSVKKICDKCKVIRRNGRVMVICENPRHKQRQG from the coding sequence ATGAAGGTCAACCCCAGCGTTAAGAAGATCTGTGACAAATGCAAGGTCATCCGCCGCAACGGTCGAGTTATGGTTATCTGCGAAAACCCGCGCCACAAACAGCGCCAGGGCTAA
- the infA gene encoding translation initiation factor IF-1 — protein sequence MAKKDGVIEIEGQVVEALPNAMFRVELTNGHKVLAHISGKMRQHYIRILPEDRVIVELTPYDLTRGRIVYRYK from the coding sequence ATGGCCAAGAAAGACGGCGTCATCGAGATCGAGGGCCAGGTAGTTGAGGCTCTGCCCAATGCCATGTTCCGTGTTGAACTCACGAATGGGCACAAGGTACTTGCGCACATTTCGGGCAAGATGCGTCAGCACTACATTCGTATCCTCCCAGAGGACCGCGTAATTGTAGAGCTGACCCCGTACGACCTGACCCGTGGTCGCATCGTATACCGCTACAAATAA
- a CDS encoding mannitol-1-phosphate 5-dehydrogenase, translated as MTAVHFGAGNIGRGFVGFLLNRAGYEIVFADVNAELISALDSAESYRVHEVGVESADHVVTGFRALNSSTQTVQVEAEIAGARIVTTAVGPNILKFVAPVILEGLRARPADAAPLVVLACENAINATDMLAEHIRGLSDATEWATLESRVIFANTAVDRIVPGQDPNAGLDVTVETYFEWAIESGPFDGATLDIPGVTWVENLAPYIERKLFTVNTGHATTAYYGFAAGYEGLAESLADPSIRDRVYAVLQETKAFVVAKHGFDPDVQEAYLNKILTRFANPHLTDTVERVGRQPMRKASRHERFIGPAAELAERGLPTVALVDAVGALLRFDVPADPESVELQALLNAEAPGVIVERLTELGPDHPLFDSLVEAVRNAQRREG; from the coding sequence ATGACGGCGGTTCACTTTGGTGCGGGAAACATCGGTCGTGGCTTTGTTGGGTTCTTGCTGAACCGAGCCGGTTATGAGATCGTTTTTGCCGACGTCAACGCCGAACTGATTTCTGCGCTCGACTCGGCAGAGTCATATCGAGTGCACGAAGTCGGTGTCGAGTCTGCCGATCACGTTGTCACCGGATTCCGTGCGCTGAATAGCTCAACGCAGACTGTGCAGGTTGAAGCTGAGATAGCTGGTGCTCGCATCGTGACAACGGCTGTCGGTCCAAACATTCTGAAGTTTGTTGCGCCCGTCATTCTTGAGGGACTCAGGGCCCGGCCGGCGGATGCTGCCCCTCTCGTGGTACTCGCGTGTGAGAACGCCATCAACGCGACCGACATGCTCGCTGAGCATATTCGAGGGCTTTCCGATGCAACCGAGTGGGCGACGCTCGAATCGCGAGTTATCTTTGCGAACACGGCGGTAGATCGAATCGTGCCTGGGCAAGACCCAAATGCCGGGCTCGATGTAACTGTTGAGACGTACTTTGAGTGGGCCATCGAGTCGGGGCCCTTTGACGGTGCGACACTCGACATCCCCGGTGTGACCTGGGTCGAGAACCTTGCCCCCTATATCGAGCGCAAGCTCTTCACCGTGAACACGGGTCACGCAACCACGGCGTATTATGGTTTTGCTGCTGGCTATGAGGGCCTTGCCGAGTCGCTTGCTGACCCGTCTATTCGTGACCGGGTGTATGCGGTGCTTCAGGAGACGAAGGCATTTGTTGTTGCAAAGCATGGCTTTGACCCCGACGTGCAAGAGGCCTACCTGAATAAGATCCTCACCCGCTTCGCCAACCCGCACCTCACTGACACTGTTGAGCGTGTTGGAAGGCAGCCGATGCGCAAGGCATCTCGTCACGAACGGTTCATCGGGCCGGCCGCTGAACTCGCTGAGCGGGGCCTCCCAACCGTTGCCCTTGTGGATGCCGTTGGCGCGTTGCTGCGCTTTGATGTTCCAGCCGACCCAGAAAGCGTAGAGCTGCAAGCGTTGCTGAACGCAGAGGCGCCGGGCGTTATTGTTGAACGACTCACGGAGCTTGGCCCCGATCATCCTCTCTTCGACTCCCTTGTTGAAGCCGTGCGCAACGCGCAGCGCCGGGAAGGGTAG
- a CDS encoding PTS sugar transporter subunit IIA: MNDTILTADLVRVPGTATNRDDAIREAGALLVEAGAVTPAYVDSMFDREASVSTYMGNYLAIPHGTNEAKEEIKRSALSIVRYDNPIDWDGHEVRFAVGIAGLNNEHLEILSKIAIIFSDEMDVEKLLAAGSAAELFDLLQEVNE; this comes from the coding sequence ATGAACGACACGATTCTGACCGCTGACCTAGTTCGCGTCCCAGGAACCGCAACCAACCGTGACGACGCGATTCGTGAGGCTGGTGCCTTGCTCGTGGAAGCCGGAGCGGTAACCCCCGCGTATGTCGACTCAATGTTTGACCGCGAGGCATCCGTATCGACCTATATGGGCAACTACCTTGCAATTCCGCACGGCACAAACGAGGCGAAGGAAGAAATCAAGCGTTCGGCGCTCTCGATTGTGCGTTACGACAACCCTATTGATTGGGACGGTCATGAGGTCCGCTTCGCCGTTGGTATCGCAGGCCTCAACAACGAACACCTCGAGATCCTCTCCAAGATTGCCATTATCTTCTCCGACGAGATGGACGTTGAAAAGCTGCTTGCCGCAGGCTCGGCAGCCGAGCTCTTTGACCTTCTTCAAGAGGTGAACGAGTAA